The following proteins are encoded in a genomic region of Ostrea edulis chromosome 7, xbOstEdul1.1, whole genome shotgun sequence:
- the LOC125655405 gene encoding glyoxylate/hydroxypyruvate reductase A-like: MTTRPVVCVTSIVPGLSVVVRQLLPAVEVLDAAPDRDGKAQIPVNTEVLFGDTPSIISFINEGQGSLKWAQSTWAGVESLFEAFPKQPEGITITRMGDGFGRLMAEYVVGHVLARELSILNLHQQQQQKLWEKSSVKDRRMLTSLTIGVLGAGSISTEIAQLCKAVGMTVWGLSRSKKENSTFDCLVTLPDLTSFLEGCDYICNVLPSTSETKDMFSGDVLKCCKSKSPVFINVGRGSIINEDSLFCALENGWLRGAVLDVFNAEPLPPESRLWSHPAVTVTPHVSGPSLAENIAKVFVSNYEKYTQRKTLDYVVDWGKGY; encoded by the exons ATGACGACAAGGCCAGTGGTTTGTGTGACTAGTATTGTTCCCGGACTCTCTGTCGTAGTTCGTCAGTTGCTTCCGGCGGTAGAGGTCCTAGACGCAGCTCCCGACAGAGATG GTAAAGCTCAAATACCTGTCAACACGGAGGTGCTATTTGGTGACACCCCAAGCATAATTTCCTTCATTAATGAGGGACAGGGAAGCCTTAAATGGGCCCAAAGCACATGGGCAG ggGTTGAAAGCCTTTTTGAAGCATTCCCAAAG CAACCGGAAGGGATAACGATCACGCGAATGGGGGACGGATTCGGCCGACTGATGGCAGAATATGTAGTGGGGCATGTTTTGGCGAGGGAACTATCGATCTTAAATTTACACCAACAACAGCAACAGAAACTGTGGGAAAAAAG CTCTGTGAAAGACAGGCGCATGCTCACGTCCCTCACTATTGGTGTTCTGGGAGCTGGCTCAATAAGCACGGAAA TTGCACAGTTATGTAAAGCAGTTGGAATGACAGTCTGGGGACTAAGTCGATCTAAGAAGGAGAATTCTACATTTGATTGCCTTGT AACACTGCCTGACCTGACGAGTTTTTTGGAAGGTTGTGATTACATTTGTAATGTTCTTCCCAGTACATCAGAAACCAAGGATATGTTTTCCGGAGATGTGCTGAAATGCTGCAAATCCAAG AGTCCTGTTTTCATTAACGTGGGACGAGGAAGCATCATCAATGAAGATTCACTCTTTTGTGCTCTAGA AAATGGATGGTTGCGTGGTGCTGTATTAGATGTGTTCAATGCGGAGCCACTTCCACCGGAAAGCCGTCTCTGGTCCCATCCAGCCGTCACAGTAACGCCCCATGTGTCTGGTCCCAGTTTAGCTGAAAAT ataGCCAAGGTGTTTGTTTCTAACTACGAGAAATACACCCAAAGAAAGACGCTAGATTATGTTGTGGACTGGGGAAAAGGCTATTGA